From the Fusarium keratoplasticum isolate Fu6.1 chromosome 14, whole genome shotgun sequence genome, the window GATGCCCGGGAAGTTCGGTAATCTCCCCCCTCTGTAGCATAGAGATATCATCATGTGTAGTGGTGAACTTGGAACCTAAATGTTCATGCCATAGTTAGCGAGGGACTTGCAGTCTAATGATCAAGGATTGCACTTCATCCACATACCAACCGCCTCTTCTGCCAATTGCACAAACTCATTCCATGTCATCTTGTCTCCATAGCAGTAGGTTTCTTCCTCCCAATCTGGGATGTCAAGGGCGGCAACGACAAAACTGGCCACATCGTGAGTGTAAGTCCATGTCATCGGATCATTTCCCGACCCAGGTATGGCAGCGACTTTGTTGGCAACATCGACAACGAAAGTTGTGGGGTCCATGTGACTCTCTACGTGCGGGAGACCATAGTAGTCAAGGAAGAAACCGTTGAAGAAGCGCGTCCATTCGAGGCCAGACTCGCGAAGGAGATGACAGACGGAGTTTCGAATGGCCTTTTGCGGGAGGACAGCACTAATATTTTGAGCAACCGTTAGAACTGTGACAAAAACACACTTCTATGTGATTAGGAAGCCACTCACTCCTCGGGGACGGGATACCCCCAGTCGCTGGTGACAAAGCGTTTTGTGGACGCCGACCTGGACGCCGCTCGGACGAGATTGGATTCGGCCTTCCCGGCATTATCGTTCAGGATTTTGATTGCCGAGATGACGGTGTGGATTTGCTCGGATTCGAGAATGGCTGTAAGGccatcgacatcatcataGTGCACCACTAGCCTTCGTGCGTCAGGCCCCTGGTTTGCGTGACCCTAGATGTTCAGACAGCGGTCAGTTGGTGCATATGTTCAAGGCTGAATATGAAAAACACGGTTACCTCTCTAGCAAGCATGATGATACTATGTTTGGGTGATTTCTGCAGGGCCTCAACAATGGTTCGGCCAAGGTGGCCAAATCCACCAGCAACTGCAACGTTGACCATGGTTAACAGCTACTGCAGGAAGAGTGTGTGAGGAGATGATGTGATGAAAGGAGACAAATGAAGCAAAGGCAAGGGTGAAAATATGGTAACAGACAAGAAAATTGATGTTATAGGTGGTGTGTATTCCTTGTCATGGAATGTGATGAGGATGCAAAAAGTTGCTCAGCCGGGAGGTTTGAGGCGCAAGAGATTGTGTGGGGTACGCCGAATGCTGCCTTGTAAACGTGGGGGGCCCGAGAGAGGGGAGCTCCTTGCTGGAGCGGAACTGTAGCTCGGCAGATACCGTCTCGATCGCATCTCCCAATGACACCAACCGCGGAATAAAAGTAACTAATCATGATGCTGGGTAATGTCAGCAGAAACCTCTGGCTGCTGCTAAATAAAGTGCTAGGGGGTTAAGTCCCGCGTCATCGAACGGCAGTTGTAGTTGACTGGGCCAGT encodes:
- a CDS encoding NmrA domain-containing protein gives rise to the protein MVNVAVAGGFGHLGRTIVEALQKSPKHSIIMLAREGHANQGPDARRLVVHYDDVDGLTAILESEQIHTVISAIKILNDNAGKAESNLVRAASRSASTKRFVTSDWGYPVPEDAVLPQKAIRNSVCHLLRESGLEWTRFFNGFFLDYYGLPHVESHMDPTTFVVDVANKVAAIPGSGNDPMTWTYTHDVASFVVAALDIPDWEEETYCYGDKMTWNEFVQLAEEAVGSKFTTTHDDISMLQRGEITELPGHLHEYEYIPKPLFQAMFASFGLHVVDGCFNFPDGKLLNHKCPNVKPITVREMLSVWSKA